A section of the Candidatus Thorarchaeota archaeon genome encodes:
- the porA gene encoding pyruvate ferredoxin oxidoreductase — MSANYAAARAVMSARVEVVAAYPITPATTVPEQIALLNERGDWPGEFIRVESEHSAMFACIGASATGARAFTATASNGLLLMDEALHWAAGARLPIVLANLNRSVSPSWNIHATHDDAFSKRDTGWIQFHVASVDEYYHTIIQAFKLAEDERVLMPVMVNGDAFVLSHTLAPYDYLDPEEVDEFLPPYSPPHWKMDPDNPVSHGNIVFPEYYQEFRHGMHEGTKNAAEVYK; from the coding sequence ATGAGTGCGAACTACGCTGCTGCAAGAGCAGTAATGTCCGCACGAGTTGAAGTTGTAGCTGCGTATCCGATAACTCCTGCGACCACAGTTCCTGAGCAAATAGCACTCCTCAATGAACGAGGAGATTGGCCGGGCGAATTTATCCGTGTAGAATCAGAGCATTCCGCAATGTTTGCCTGTATTGGTGCTAGTGCGACGGGCGCTCGCGCCTTCACCGCAACAGCTTCAAATGGCTTGCTTCTGATGGACGAGGCTCTTCATTGGGCAGCTGGGGCAAGATTGCCGATTGTTTTGGCAAACCTCAACCGCTCTGTTTCGCCCTCATGGAACATTCATGCTACACATGACGATGCATTTAGCAAGCGCGATACTGGCTGGATTCAGTTCCACGTTGCCTCAGTTGATGAATACTATCACACAATCATTCAGGCGTTCAAACTTGCTGAAGACGAACGCGTTCTGATGCCTGTGATGGTAAACGGTGACGCTTTCGTTCTAAGCCATACTTTGGCACCATACGACTATCTCGACCCAGAAGAGGTGGACGAATTCCTTCCTCCGTATAGCCCACCACACTGGAAGATGGATCCTGATAATCCAGTATCACACGGAAATATTGTATTTCCTGAGTATTACCAAGAGTTCCGTCATGGCATGCACGAAGGAACAAAGAATGCAGCTGAAGTCTACAAA
- a CDS encoding 4Fe-4S binding protein encodes MPKTPYSEPCEGSMGKTGSWRTFDPVIDYDECIKCRTCWLYCPEACITLDEDGTPHIDLEYCKGCGICAQVCPKDCIEMERKMELEEADI; translated from the coding sequence ATGCCGAAAACCCCGTACTCCGAACCTTGCGAGGGTTCTATGGGGAAAACAGGCAGTTGGAGAACTTTCGACCCTGTCATAGACTATGACGAATGTATCAAATGTCGGACGTGTTGGCTCTACTGTCCAGAAGCTTGCATCACTCTAGATGAGGATGGCACACCTCACATAGACTTGGAGTATTGCAAGGGCTGTGGAATATGTGCTCAAGTGTGTCCGAAAGACTGCATAGAGATGGAACGAAAGATGGAATTAGAGGAGGCTGACATCTAG